One Salvia splendens isolate huo1 chromosome 22, SspV2, whole genome shotgun sequence DNA segment encodes these proteins:
- the LOC121786155 gene encoding protein MIZU-KUSSEI 1-like yields MGDPPPPPPPPPMTLAQAATHRKKHMHKPKVIRAVRNVFRSLPIITPVVKIPGARLAVDVGKHGGGAHVTGTLFGCRKGHVTLAVQANPSTVPMLVVELAMQTQALHKELSHGMLRIALECDKRGKEKRINLLDEPRWTMYANGVNNGAGVRREATEEDLHVMELLKGMSMGAGVLPPRTEAEGGDGEMSFMRWQFDRVVGSKDFETLYMLSPDGIGDNELDLSIFFIRS; encoded by the exons ATGGGGGAtcctccaccacctccgccgcctccgccaATGACCCTGGCCCAGGCCGCCACCCACCGGAAGAAGCACATGCACAAGCCCAAGGTGATCCGCGCCGTCCGCAACGTCTTCCGATCGCTCCCCATCATAACCCCCGTCGTCAAGATCCCGGGCGCCCGCCTCGCCGTCGACGTGGGCAAGCACGGGGGTGGGGCCCACGTGACGGGCACACTCTTCGGGTGCCGCAAGGGCCACGTCACCCTGGCCGTGCAGGCCAACCCGAGCACGGTGCCGATGCTGGTGGTCGAGCTGGCCATGCAGACCCAGGCCCTCCACAAGGAGCTGAGCCACGGGATGCTGCGGATCGCGCTCGAGTGCGACAAGAGGGGGAAGGAGAAGAGGATCAACCTGCTCGACGAGCCGCGCTGGACCATGTACGCGAATGGGGTCAACAACGG TGCTGGCGTGAGAAGGGAGGCAACCGAGGAGGATTTACACGTGATGGAGTTGCTAAAGGGGATGTCGATGGGAGCGGGGGTGCTACCGCCGCGGACGGAGGCAGAAGGCGGCGACGGGGAGATGTCGTTCATGAGGTGGCAATTTGATAGGGTGGTGGGATCCAAAGATTTCGAGACACTATACATGTTGAGTCCCGATGGTATCGGAGATAATGAACTCGACTTGAGTATTTTCTTCATTAGATCATGA
- the LOC121786154 gene encoding nuclear transcription factor Y subunit B-1-like isoform X2, with product MRGARIPNSPSSPPSQDGCVRDQERLLPIANVSRIMKKTLPANAKISKEAKESVQECVSEFISFVTGEASDKCLREKRKTVNGDDLLWAMTTLGFDDYVVPLKDYLSTYRESDGETREKNEKNERVFRSSSASASSPCEVDFDAEKIASISNPSFLQGFGSGGGVLIEFGGGRGVAEGGGVE from the exons ATGAGAGGAGCAAGAATCCCAAACAGCCCCTCATCACCACCATCACAAGACGGCTGCGTCAGAGACCAGGAGAGGCTCCTTCCGATCGCGAACGTGAGCCGGATCATGAAGAAAACCCTCCCCGCGAACGCCAAGATCTCCAAGGAAGCCAAGGAAAGCGTGCAGGAATGCGTGTCGGAGTTCATCAGCTTCGTGACGGGGGAGGCCTCGGATAAGTGCCTGAGGGAGAAGCGCAAGACTGTCAACGGCGATGACCTGCTGTGGGCCATGACCACTCTTGGATTCGACGACTATGTCGTGCCTCTCAAGGATTACCTCAGCACCTACCGAGAGAGCGATGGGGAGACGAGGGAGAAGAATGAGAAGAACGAAAGAGTCTTTCGTTCTTCTTCTGCTTCTGCTTCGTCTCCTTGTGAAGTTGATTTTGATGCTGAGAAGATCGCTTCAATTTCAAACCCTAGTTTTTTGCAGGGTTTTGGGAGTGGTGGTGGTGTGCTGATTGAATTCGGCGGCGGGAGAGGTGTGGCGGAAGGTGGTGGTGTTGAGTG A
- the LOC121787717 gene encoding protein HEAT INTOLERANT 4-like, with protein sequence MRKGTKRKAKAEPKAKPEEDQKNEASQSPAEETNSEGPSRNAELDPSRGAAGKAGRKRAKVAKPETETEYFAEKRNLEDLWLQVFPVGTEWDQLDMVYEYKWNFTNLEEALEEGGELHDKKVYLFGCTEPQLVPFKDQSKVTMIPVVVAVVSPFPPSDKIGIKSVQRETEEIVPMKQMKMDWVPYIPLEKRESQVEKLKNSQIFILSCNQRRAGLRHLKIERVKKFEYCLPYFYDPLQEDELEQSTVVDLLFPIDPKPVFCEFDWELDELEEFTDNLIAEEELPADQKEPFKNYVKEKVREAKKANREAREARKKAREELSQETRKAYKDMKFYKFYPVPTPDTPDVSGVKAPFINRYYGKAHKVI encoded by the exons ATGAGGAAGGGAACCAAGCGTAAGGCTAAGGCCGAGCCTAAGGCCAAGCCTGAAGAGGATCAGAAAAACGAGGCGAGCCAATCGCCAGCTGAAGAAACCAACTCGGAGGGCCCCAGCCGCAATGCTGAGCTGGATCCGAGCAGAGGCGCAGCTGGAAAGGCCGGCCGGAAGCGAGCTAAGGTTGCCAAGCCGGAAACCGAGACTGAGTATTTCGCTGAGAAGCGCAATTTG GAGGATCTCTGGCTGCAGGTTTTTCCGGTAGGCACAGAG TGGGATCAGTTGGACATGGTGTATGAGTACAAATGGAACTTCACTAATTTGGAA GAAGCTCTTGAAGAAGGTGGAGAGTTACATGATAAGAAGGTCTACCTCTTCGGCTGTACAGAGC CTCAATTGGTTCCTTTCAAAGATCAATCCAAAGTTACAATGATACCTGTTGTGGTTGCT GTGGTATCACCTTTTCCCCCATCTGACAAAATTGGTATCAAATCAGTCCAGAGGGAGACTGAAGAAATAGTGCCCATGAAGCAGATGAAAATGGATTGGGTCCCTTATATACCTCTTGAGAAAAG GGAATCTCAAGTTGAAAAACTTAAAAACTCTCAGATTTTCATCTTGAGCTGTAACCAAAGGAG GGCTGGTTTAAGACATCTGAAGATTGAGCGTGTAAAGAAGTTTGAGTACTGCTTACCTT ATTTCTACGATCCCCTTCAGGAAGATGAACTAGAGCAAAGCACAGTGGTTGACCTTTTATTTCCTATTGATCCCAAGCCG GTTTTCTGCGAGTTTGATTGGGAACTTGATGAGCTAGAG GAGTTCACTGATAATCTGATTGCGGAGGAGGAGTTGCCTGCAGATCAAAAAGAGCCCTTTAAG AACTATGTGAAGGAGAAAGTTCGTGAAGCTAAAAAAGCTAACCGTGAG GCAAGGGAAGCCCGTAAAAAGGCACGGGAAGAATTGAGCCAAGAAACAAGGAAGGCATATAAGGATATGAAATTCTACAAATTTTATCCAGTACCTACACCTGACACTCCGGATGTATCTGGTGTGAAG GCTCCCTTCATTAACAGATACTATGGGAAGGCACACAAGGTTATATGA
- the LOC121786154 gene encoding nuclear transcription factor Y subunit B-1-like isoform X1 codes for MRGARIPNSPSSPPSQDGCVRDQERLLPIANVSRIMKKTLPANAKISKEAKESVQECVSEFISFVTGEASDKCLREKRKTVNGDDLLWAMTTLGFDDYVVPLKDYLSTYRESDGETREKNEKNERVFRSSSASASSPCEVDFDAEKIASISNPSFLQGFGSGGGVLIEFGGGRGVAEGGGVECLRRYSQYQHPFPPQERPAAVPYMKTMSPSSITTLCQTYRLPKFHHQAGRCFHKQRRHLLFPHPFLISRIYY; via the exons ATGAGAGGAGCAAGAATCCCAAACAGCCCCTCATCACCACCATCACAAGACGGCTGCGTCAGAGACCAGGAGAGGCTCCTTCCGATCGCGAACGTGAGCCGGATCATGAAGAAAACCCTCCCCGCGAACGCCAAGATCTCCAAGGAAGCCAAGGAAAGCGTGCAGGAATGCGTGTCGGAGTTCATCAGCTTCGTGACGGGGGAGGCCTCGGATAAGTGCCTGAGGGAGAAGCGCAAGACTGTCAACGGCGATGACCTGCTGTGGGCCATGACCACTCTTGGATTCGACGACTATGTCGTGCCTCTCAAGGATTACCTCAGCACCTACCGAGAGAGCGATGGGGAGACGAGGGAGAAGAATGAGAAGAACGAAAGAGTCTTTCGTTCTTCTTCTGCTTCTGCTTCGTCTCCTTGTGAAGTTGATTTTGATGCTGAGAAGATCGCTTCAATTTCAAACCCTAGTTTTTTGCAGGGTTTTGGGAGTGGTGGTGGTGTGCTGATTGAATTCGGCGGCGGGAGAGGTGTGGCGGAAGGTGGTGGTGTTGAGTG CCTGCGGCGCTATTCGCAATATCAGCATCCCTTTCCGCCTCAAGAGCGACCAGCGGCCGTTCCATATATGAAAACAATGTCACCTTCCTCTATCACAACTCTATGTCAAACATATCGACTACCAAAATTCCACCATCAGGCTGGTCGATGCTTCCATAAACAACGACGACATCTGCTCTTTCCCCATCCATTCCTCATATCTCGAATTTACTACTAG
- the LOC121787620 gene encoding protein CPR-5-like, translating to MDSSLHRRATSPESSAASDPAVTIPPEASSSRTVDGPQSTARRKIKKKKQTVVSDNASLDSSSNCSSAASHPKKGIKIPRFPKRIRVGPLTAGPKNVGMSDVDALGLPLGMSIAAVVAQVLEKKNVPGKNMSVDYLSAICGLAVRESLGNVFGDKFNNFVKNFETSFRSTLMTLQLISDSSQDDGKKLRRARSAGRSCSVTSNMTCDNIYKGSTHPPEATEEELCVRANITEQQGSEYQGNTCEAGNLSSDCRIGDMSCLSNNGDVPAPFLRRTSTDGECHTHSEMNENEKMNMISQQLILHDNRTEQQLACASHRSSSVPDLNQFSMLSTIEKSVKEQTRSNELKAFEIGLIMQKLQLKERQLELNSNANILERWKFSMGISKASFKAEKFKTEMQDTRQVELLKKCLDFLVGGLIIMLFTLAYGTYVYSHQRIVEATEACSPYMESKSWWMPNAVSSFNSGLQLLRCQVQVFSRMLFGMIMIAAIAFLLIQRSSSSHQTMPVTVILLLLGVGCGYAGKFCIDTLGGSGNHWLFYWEALCLLHFFSNTFNSTLYIILNGPIIVAERVDHNHGFPYWMRRLLFYATLLFLPLLCGLMPFASPLDWFKHFTSQEVDVLTFEED from the exons ATGGATTCTTCTCTCCACCGCCGCGCCACATCGCCGGAGAGCTCCGCCGCCAGTGATCCGGCGGTGACAATCCCTCCGGAGGCATCAAGCAGCCGCACAGTCGACGGCCCGCAATCGACAGCAAGAAGGAAGATTAAGAAGAAGAAACAAACAGTAGTTTCGGACAATGCATCATTAGATTCTTCGAGTAATTGTAGCTCTGCGGCGTCGCATCCGAAAAAGGGTATCAAAATTCCCAGATTTCCCAAGCGAATTCGTGTCGGGCCGCTGACTGCGGGCCCGAAAAATGTCGGGATGAGTGATGTTGACGCCCTCGGCCTCCCTCTCGGAATGTCGATTGCCGCTGTAGTCGCTCAG GTCTTGGAGAAGAAAAATGTACCTGGCAAAAATATGTCGGTGGATTATCTTTCTGCG ATCTGTGGTCTGGCTGTAAGGGAATCTCTGGGAAAT GTTTTTGGGgacaaatttaataattttgtgaAGAATTTTGAGACATCATTTCGGAGTACATTGATGACTTTGCAGTTAATCAGTGATTCATCTCAAGATGATGGTAAAAAACTCCGGCGAGCAAGATCTGCAGGGCGTTCTTGCTCAGTGACAAGCAATATGACGTGTGATAACATATATAAGGGTTCTACACATCCTCCTGAGGCTACAGAGGAAGAATTATGTGTGCGTGCAAATATCACTGAACAGCAAGGTTCTGAATATCAGGGCAATACCTGTGAAGCTGGGAACCTCTCGTCTGATTGTAGAATAGGTGACATGTCATGCCTTTCAAATAATGGAGATGTCCCGGCGCCATTTCTCCGCAGAACTAGCACAGACGGAGAATGCCATACTCACTCAGAAATGAATGAGAATGAAAAAATGAATATGATAAGTCAACAACTTATTCTGCATGATAATAGAACTGAGCAGCAGTTAGCTTGTGCTTCTCATAGGTCCTCTTCTGTTCCTGATCTGAACCAGTTTTCTATGCTAAGCACGATTGAAAAATCGGTCAAGGAGCAGACTCGCTCTAATGAGCTAAAGGCATTTGAGATTGGTCTTATCATGCAAAAATTACAGCTTAAGGAAAGACAATTAGAGCTGAATTCTAATGCCAATATTCTCGAGAGATGGAAATTTTCAATGGGTATCTCAAAGGCTTCTTTCAAAGCTGAAAAGTTCAAAACCGAGATGCAAGATACAAGACAAGTGGAGCTACTCAAGAAGTGCTTAGATTTTCTGGTAGGTGGTCTAATCATCATGTTGTTCACGCTTGCATATGGAACATATGTCTACTCGCACCAAAGAATTGTCGAAGCTACTGAAGCTTGCTCTCCCTACATG GAGTCTAAATCTTGGTGGATGCCAAACGCAGTGTCAAGTTTCAACTCTGGCCTGCAGCTATTGAGATGTCAAGTTCAAGTTTTCAGTCGCATGTTGTTTGGTATGATAATGATCGCGGCAATTGCCTTCTTACTCATTCAGAGATCATCGTCTTCTCATCAGACAATGCCAGTCACTGTCATACTGTTGCTCTTAGGGGTGGGATGTGGTTATGCTGGAAAGTTCTGCATCGACACATTAGGGGGCAGCGGAAATCATTGGTTATTCTACTGGGAAGCCCTATGCTTGCTGCATTTCTTCTCCAACACATTCAATTCTACATTATATATTATTCTCAATGGGCCTATCATAGTTGCTGAAAGGGTCGACCACAATCACGGGTTTCCTTACTGGATGAGAAGATTGCTCTTCTATGCTACGCTGCTATTTCTCCCTTTGCTGTGTGGTCTCATGCCCTTTGCGAGCCCTTTGGATTGGTTTAAGCATTTTACGTCGCAGGAGGTAGATGTCTTGACATTTGAAGAAGATTGA